One Gordonia pseudamarae genomic window, GATGAGAATCTGCTCGGCCAGCGCGATGACGTCGTCCTGGTCGACAAAGCTCATCTCGATGTCGAGCTGGGTGAACTCGGGCTGCCGGTCGGCGCGGAAGTCCTCGTCGCGGTAGCAGCGCGCGATCTGGTAGTAGCGCTCCATCCCGGCCACCATCAGCAACTGCTTGAACAGCTGCGGCGACTGCGGCAGCGCGTAGAACGTGCCGGGCTGCAGGCGTGCGGGCACCAGGAAGTCGCGGGCGCCCTCGGGGGTCGAGCGGGTCAGGGTGGGGGTTTCGATCTCCACGAAGTCGTGCTCGGCGAGCACTCCACGGGCGGCCGCGCTCACCTGGGAACGCAGCCGGATCGCCTTGGCCGGGCCCTCTCGGCGCAGGTCGAGGTAGCGGTGACGCAGGCGCGCCTCCTCACCGGGCGACTCGTCGAGCTGGAACGGAAGCGGCGCCGATTCGTTGAGTACCTCGAGCGATACCGCGTTGATCTCGATCTCCCCGGACGCCAGGTTCGGGTTCTCGCTGCCCTCGGGACGTGCTTCGACGACGCCGGTCACCGCGACGCAGTACTCGGCGCGCAGCCGGTGCGCGGCGGCGGCGACCTCGTCGTTGCGGAACACCACCTGCACCAGTCCGGAGCTGTCACGCAGGTCGATGAAGACCACGCCGCCGTGGTCGCGGCGGTGCGCGACCCAACCGGCGACGGTGACGGTCTGCGAGGCATCGCTGCGGCGCAACGATCCGGCGAGATGTGTGCGGAGCACTGAGGGTCCTTCCCAAGGGGCGTATCGGCTCCTCCATGGTGCCCCATCTGGTACGAGAGGCCACAACCGACTCCCGACGCCGGGCGCGGCGTACGACATGCGAGGTGTCGGGCGGTTTCCCGCAGCTCACCGTGCCATGATGTTCTCCGTGACTTTCAGGGGCAGTGGATCCATCGAAACCGACAACGTCTCCGGCGGCGGCGGCGGTCGCGGCGGCAAGATCGCACTCGGCGGCGGTGCCGGCCTGTTGGTGACCATCGTGGCGTTGCTGTTCGGGCTCAATCCGGGCGACATCATGGGTGGCGGCGACAGCGGCAATGACACCGCGGCGGTGTCCGAGATCGATCAGCATCTGAACACCTGCACCATCGAGAAGGCCAACACCGACACCATATGCCGGATCAAATACACCACGATCAGCCTCGACCGGGTCTGGTCCGACCTGATGCAGGGTTACACCGAGCCGAAGACCGTCATCTTCTCCGACGCGGTCGACACCGGCTGCGGTGCGGCGTCGTCGTCGACGGGCCCGTTCTACTGCCCGGCGGACAAGACGGCCTACTTCGATCCCACGTTCTTCGACACCCTGGTGCGGATGGGCGGCAGCGACGGCCCGCTGTCGCAGATGTACGTGGTGGCCCACGAGTACGGGCATCATGTGCAGAACCTCACCGGTGCCTTGCAGAAGGGCAACCAGATGGGTTCACACGGCGCCACGTCCGGTTCGGTGCGCATCGAGCTGCAGGCGGACTGCTACGCGGGCGTATGGGCCTACCACGCCGACAAGGGCGAGGACGCCATGCTGGAGCCGCTGACCTCCGACCAGATCGCCACGGCCATCCAGACCGCGCGTGCGATCGGCGACGACACCATCCAGGGTTCCAACTCCAACCCGGAGGGCTGGACGCACGGTTCGGCGAAGC contains:
- the ypfJ gene encoding KPN_02809 family neutral zinc metallopeptidase; translation: MTFRGSGSIETDNVSGGGGGRGGKIALGGGAGLLVTIVALLFGLNPGDIMGGGDSGNDTAAVSEIDQHLNTCTIEKANTDTICRIKYTTISLDRVWSDLMQGYTEPKTVIFSDAVDTGCGAASSSTGPFYCPADKTAYFDPTFFDTLVRMGGSDGPLSQMYVVAHEYGHHVQNLTGALQKGNQMGSHGATSGSVRIELQADCYAGVWAYHADKGEDAMLEPLTSDQIATAIQTARAIGDDTIQGSNSNPEGWTHGSAKQRVKWFSTGYKSGDPGSCDTFSATDLG